The following are encoded in a window of Miltoncostaea marina genomic DNA:
- the pyrR gene encoding bifunctional pyr operon transcriptional regulator/uracil phosphoribosyltransferase PyrR — protein sequence MAGKILVDEDQVRRTVARIAHEIVERHAEPDRLALVGIHTRGVPLADRLARLIGEFAGAEPAVGTVDIALYRDDVGLDARRGALPVVGDTVLDFDVSSRAVVLVDDVLFTGRTIRAAIDAVFDYGRPAMVQLAVLVDRGHRELPIRPDYVGKNLPTSRDERIAVHLSEIDGVDEVVLETPAGVRGTP from the coding sequence GTGGCGGGCAAGATCCTGGTCGACGAGGACCAGGTCCGCCGCACGGTCGCGCGCATCGCCCACGAGATCGTGGAGCGCCACGCGGAGCCCGACCGCCTCGCGCTGGTCGGCATCCACACCCGCGGGGTGCCCCTGGCCGACCGCCTCGCCCGGCTGATCGGCGAGTTCGCCGGCGCCGAGCCGGCCGTCGGCACCGTGGACATCGCGCTCTACCGCGACGACGTCGGCCTCGACGCGCGCCGCGGCGCGCTGCCGGTGGTGGGCGACACGGTCCTCGACTTCGACGTCTCCAGCCGCGCGGTCGTGCTGGTGGACGACGTCCTGTTCACCGGCCGCACCATCCGCGCCGCGATCGACGCGGTCTTCGACTACGGCCGCCCGGCGATGGTGCAGCTCGCCGTGCTGGTGGACCGCGGCCACCGCGAGCTGCCGATCCGCCCGGACTACGTCGGCAAGAACCTGCCGACCTCGCGCGACGAGCGCATCGCCGTGCACCTGAGCGAGATCGACGGGGTGGACGAGGTGGTGCTCGAGACCCCCGCGGGCGTCAGGGGCACGCCGTGA
- a CDS encoding ABC transporter ATP-binding protein, which produces MTADAALAPGADGAPAAHPATGAAAPPALEVVGLEKTYDDGTAALRGLDLRVPAGAFYGLLGPNGSGKSTLIGMITGLVRAPAGRIAVFGRDAVADARRARLRVGLAPQEVHLDRFLTVRQVLSYHGRYFGMAAAEADARADELLAAFDLASKAGARPNRLSGGMRRRLLIARALMHRPSLAILDEPTAGVDLELRHELWRYLRRLQRDEGTTVLLTTHYLEEAEALCERIAFIRAGRIIAEGTADELRERFGGSRLEDAYVAAMR; this is translated from the coding sequence GTGACGGCCGACGCCGCGCTCGCCCCGGGGGCCGACGGCGCCCCGGCGGCCCACCCGGCCACCGGGGCCGCGGCCCCGCCGGCGCTGGAGGTCGTCGGCCTCGAGAAGACCTACGACGACGGCACGGCCGCCCTGCGGGGGCTCGACCTGCGGGTGCCCGCCGGCGCCTTCTACGGGCTGCTGGGCCCGAACGGCTCGGGCAAGAGCACGCTGATCGGCATGATCACCGGGCTGGTGCGTGCCCCGGCGGGGCGCATCGCCGTCTTCGGCCGCGACGCGGTGGCCGACGCCCGGCGGGCCCGCCTGCGGGTGGGGCTCGCGCCGCAGGAGGTGCACCTCGATCGCTTCCTGACCGTGCGTCAGGTGCTGAGCTACCACGGGCGCTACTTCGGCATGGCCGCCGCGGAGGCCGACGCCCGAGCCGACGAGCTGCTCGCGGCGTTCGACCTCGCGTCGAAGGCCGGCGCGCGCCCCAACCGGCTGTCCGGCGGAATGCGCCGGCGCCTGCTGATCGCGCGGGCCCTCATGCACCGGCCCTCGCTGGCGATCCTCGACGAGCCGACGGCCGGGGTCGATCTCGAGCTGCGCCACGAGCTGTGGCGCTACCTGCGCCGGCTGCAGCGCGACGAGGGCACGACCGTGCTGCTCACGACCCACTACCTCGAGGAGGCCGAGGCGCTCTGCGAGCGCATCGCGTTCATCCGCGCCGGGCGCATCATCGCCGAGGGCACCGCGGACGAGCTGCGCGAGCGGTTCGGCGGCAGCCGCCTGGAGGACGCCTACGTGGCGGCGATGCGCTGA
- a CDS encoding arsenate reductase ArsC, producing the protein MANVLFVCRQNAGRSQMSRALFARAAGDRHAARSAGTTPADRVHPEVVEVMAELGIDLSAQVPQRLTEEHARWADVVVTMGCGDACPYIPGRRYIDWELDDPHGRPIAAVRATRDEIARRVAALLEQLER; encoded by the coding sequence ATGGCCAACGTCCTGTTCGTCTGCCGCCAGAACGCCGGCCGCTCGCAGATGAGCCGCGCGCTCTTCGCACGGGCCGCCGGCGACCGCCACGCGGCGCGCTCGGCCGGCACGACGCCCGCCGACCGCGTCCACCCCGAGGTCGTCGAGGTGATGGCGGAGCTGGGCATCGACCTCTCGGCGCAGGTGCCGCAGCGGCTCACCGAGGAGCACGCGCGGTGGGCCGACGTGGTCGTGACCATGGGCTGCGGCGACGCCTGCCCCTACATCCCGGGCAGGCGCTACATCGACTGGGAGCTGGACGACCCGCACGGGCGGCCGATCGCGGCGGTGCGCGCCACGCGGGACGAGATCGCCCGCCGCGTGGCCGCCCTGCTGGAGCAGCTGGAGCGCTGA
- a CDS encoding class I SAM-dependent methyltransferase gives MATIAPTHSSEALAERLFGALVASMELACVHVGHRAGLYAALDAGPATSAELARRAGADERYVREWLEQQAVAGVIEADGGDDPAARRYALPAGHREALLERDSLRYAGAMAQLGVGVLAPIDRLVEAFRTGEGVPYADYGADTRDGIAAFNRPMFVNQLAQEWIPAIPDVQERLTAGAAPRVADVACGGGWSSVALAAGYPRVRVDGFDSDAPSVDAARRLADARGVADRVRFFVQDASDDGIGGEYDLVTIFEALHDMAHPVEALRTARGLLAPGGAVLVADERVAESFGAPGDEIERLNYGFSVLHCLAVGREDDHAACTGTVIRPHVVEGYAREAGFGTVEVAPVEHDFWRFYVLRP, from the coding sequence GTGGCCACGATCGCACCCACCCACAGCTCCGAGGCGCTCGCCGAGCGGCTCTTCGGCGCGCTCGTCGCCTCGATGGAGCTCGCCTGCGTCCACGTCGGCCACCGGGCGGGCCTCTACGCCGCGCTCGACGCCGGCCCGGCCACGAGCGCCGAGCTCGCCCGGCGCGCGGGCGCCGACGAGCGCTACGTGCGCGAGTGGCTCGAGCAGCAGGCCGTGGCCGGCGTGATCGAGGCCGACGGCGGCGACGACCCCGCGGCGCGGCGGTACGCGCTGCCCGCCGGCCACCGCGAGGCGCTGCTCGAGCGCGACAGCCTGCGCTACGCCGGCGCGATGGCGCAGCTCGGCGTCGGCGTGCTGGCGCCGATCGACCGGCTGGTCGAGGCGTTCCGTACCGGCGAGGGCGTCCCGTACGCCGACTACGGCGCCGACACCCGCGACGGCATCGCCGCCTTCAACCGGCCGATGTTCGTCAACCAGCTCGCCCAGGAGTGGATCCCCGCGATCCCCGACGTGCAGGAGCGCCTCACGGCGGGCGCGGCCCCGCGGGTGGCGGACGTCGCCTGCGGCGGGGGCTGGTCGAGCGTCGCGCTGGCCGCCGGGTACCCGCGGGTGCGCGTCGACGGCTTCGACAGCGACGCGCCGTCGGTCGACGCCGCCCGGCGGCTGGCCGACGCGCGCGGGGTGGCCGACCGGGTGCGCTTCTTCGTGCAGGACGCGAGCGACGACGGCATCGGCGGCGAGTACGACCTCGTGACGATCTTCGAGGCCCTGCACGACATGGCCCACCCGGTGGAGGCCCTGCGCACCGCGCGCGGCCTGCTCGCCCCCGGGGGCGCCGTGCTCGTGGCCGACGAGCGGGTGGCGGAGTCGTTCGGCGCCCCCGGTGACGAGATCGAGCGGCTCAACTACGGATTCAGCGTGCTCCACTGCCTGGCGGTCGGGCGCGAGGACGACCACGCGGCCTGCACGGGCACCGTCATCCGGCCCCACGTGGTCGAGGGCTACGCGCGCGAGGCCGGCTTCGGCACGGTCGAGGTCGCGCCGGTCGAGCACGACTTCTGGCGCTTCTACGTCCTGCGGCCGTAG
- a CDS encoding ABC transporter permease, with product MAGPAHEPDLRTLSIRGTLALSGRETLRVLRLWSQTLMPPVVTAVLFLAIFGGALGDRLRQVEGLSYLAFILPGLLVMTVAGQAFANASTSLFQAKNEGYLDDILSSPLRPAEIALSYMAGGLVRGWLAAAAVAAVALPFADAGVHRPAVAVLTLALTGVIFSALGVITGLSADSFDHLSFVANLVIAPLALVGGVFYSVERLSEPWATLTRIDPIYYLVDATRSGLAGAQETTIAASLPVAAAAAALATLAAIVLLARGWRLKP from the coding sequence ATGGCGGGCCCGGCGCACGAGCCCGACCTGCGCACGCTGTCGATCCGTGGGACCCTCGCCCTCTCCGGCCGCGAGACCCTGCGCGTCCTGCGGCTGTGGAGCCAGACGCTGATGCCCCCCGTCGTGACGGCGGTGCTGTTCCTCGCGATCTTCGGGGGCGCGCTCGGCGACCGCCTGCGGCAGGTCGAGGGCCTGTCCTACCTGGCGTTCATCCTGCCGGGGCTGCTCGTGATGACGGTCGCCGGCCAGGCGTTCGCGAACGCCTCGACCAGCCTCTTCCAGGCGAAGAACGAGGGCTACCTCGACGACATCCTCTCCAGCCCGCTGCGCCCGGCCGAGATCGCGCTCAGCTACATGGCCGGCGGGCTCGTGCGGGGCTGGCTCGCCGCGGCGGCCGTCGCGGCGGTCGCCCTGCCGTTCGCCGACGCCGGGGTGCACCGGCCCGCCGTCGCCGTCCTCACCCTGGCGCTGACGGGCGTGATCTTCAGCGCGCTCGGCGTGATCACGGGCCTGTCGGCCGACAGCTTCGACCACCTCTCGTTCGTCGCCAACCTCGTGATCGCGCCGCTCGCGCTGGTGGGCGGCGTCTTCTACTCGGTCGAGCGGCTGTCCGAGCCGTGGGCGACCCTCACCCGCATCGACCCGATCTACTACCTGGTGGACGCCACCCGGTCGGGTCTCGCCGGGGCGCAGGAGACCACGATCGCCGCCTCCCTGCCCGTGGCGGCGGCGGCCGCAGCGCTCGCCACGCTGGCCGCGATCGTCCTCCTCGCACGGGGGTGGCGCCTGAAGCCCTGA
- a CDS encoding class I SAM-dependent methyltransferase: MSGRGRTTSAAGGATAPQGFTEGAVTYDEAVRHNIAGSDRLVMSLPDGDHRRVLDVGCGTGWTSAAMVRRFPVEEIVGVDASEGMLERFAAKLGSEFPDVRVELRHEDVMAMGVPDGGFDAVLCAMALHWFPDTPGAVARMARALRPGGVMGVLTAGRGGEDAWRELLERVGAPADWTGWFAANQRDVDEIAADLRAAGLEPLDVWMERRRRHTDPDAFMARTRAVAAHLLGNPPGGFSELDRRIERALHDAAGPDGFAYDYCKLYAIARRPGTGLGRGDAA, translated from the coding sequence GTGAGCGGCCGGGGGCGCACGACGTCGGCGGCCGGCGGCGCCACCGCGCCGCAGGGGTTCACGGAGGGCGCCGTCACCTACGACGAGGCCGTGCGGCACAACATCGCCGGCTCCGACCGGCTGGTCATGTCGCTGCCGGACGGCGACCACCGGCGGGTGCTGGACGTCGGCTGCGGGACCGGCTGGACCTCGGCGGCCATGGTGCGGCGGTTCCCCGTCGAGGAGATCGTCGGCGTGGACGCCTCGGAGGGGATGCTCGAGCGGTTCGCCGCCAAGCTGGGGAGCGAGTTCCCGGACGTCCGCGTCGAGCTGCGCCACGAGGACGTCATGGCGATGGGCGTCCCCGACGGCGGCTTCGACGCGGTGCTGTGCGCCATGGCGCTGCACTGGTTCCCCGACACGCCCGGGGCCGTGGCCCGGATGGCCCGCGCCCTGCGGCCGGGTGGGGTGATGGGCGTCCTGACGGCGGGCCGCGGCGGCGAGGACGCCTGGCGCGAGCTGCTCGAGCGGGTCGGCGCGCCGGCGGACTGGACCGGCTGGTTCGCCGCCAACCAGCGGGACGTCGACGAGATCGCGGCCGACCTGCGCGCCGCCGGCCTCGAGCCCCTCGACGTCTGGATGGAGCGGCGGCGGCGGCACACCGACCCGGACGCGTTCATGGCCCGCACGCGCGCCGTCGCCGCCCACCTGCTCGGCAACCCGCCGGGCGGCTTCAGCGAGCTGGACCGGCGCATCGAGCGGGCGCTGCACGACGCGGCCGGCCCCGACGGGTTCGCCTACGACTACTGCAAGCTCTACGCGATCGCCCGCCGGCCCGGAACCGGCCTCGGACGGGGGGACGCCGCGTAG
- a CDS encoding DoxX family protein, producing the protein MRRLLAWLADPGPPLWGTLVARVALAAVFVAAGLGKFANHGTYTERFERWGFGAAAGEVALLVGVVEVVCGLMLLLGLAPRAAALTLIGDMAGAIATAGRIDGGQDVWLPSILLVVLAVVVARGGGRWAVRPPVRLRAGADPP; encoded by the coding sequence GTGCGCCGGCTGCTCGCGTGGCTCGCCGACCCCGGGCCGCCGCTGTGGGGGACGCTCGTGGCGCGGGTCGCGCTCGCGGCCGTGTTCGTTGCGGCGGGCCTCGGGAAGTTCGCGAACCACGGGACGTACACCGAGCGGTTCGAGCGCTGGGGCTTCGGCGCCGCGGCCGGCGAGGTGGCGCTCCTCGTGGGCGTCGTGGAGGTCGTGTGCGGCCTCATGCTGCTGCTCGGCCTCGCGCCGCGCGCGGCCGCGCTCACGCTCATCGGCGACATGGCGGGCGCGATCGCCACGGCCGGCAGGATCGACGGCGGCCAGGACGTGTGGCTGCCGTCGATCCTGCTCGTCGTGCTCGCCGTGGTCGTCGCCAGGGGGGGCGGGCGCTGGGCCGTGCGCCCGCCGGTCCGGCTGCGCGCGGGAGCAGACCCCCCCTGA
- the rnz gene encoding ribonuclease Z, whose protein sequence is MDLSVTFIGTAASVPTAARGVAATLVARGGERWLVDCGEGTQRQLLRAGIGLVDVDLILLTHMHADHVLGLPGLLKTYGLRGRDRPLHLVGPAGLDRLMEVLRPVVGRLPFDVVLEEIERGDSDPAWEGDGYRIDPVPTRHSVASLGYALVEAERPGSFDVAAATALGVAPGPDFGVLQRGGEVTAAGGRTVRPADVLGPPRAGRTVVITGDTEPCDAVLEASRGAALLVHEATFLHADRDRARETRHTTAREAAELAREADVALLALTHLSSRYAPRDLRAEATAAFARTVVPRDFDAVEVPLPERGPPVLHPARDRARPPAPEAQVAAAPAGGAEEAVEGT, encoded by the coding sequence GTGGACCTCTCCGTGACGTTCATCGGCACGGCGGCCTCCGTGCCGACCGCGGCGCGCGGCGTGGCCGCGACGCTGGTCGCCCGCGGGGGCGAGCGCTGGCTCGTGGACTGCGGCGAGGGCACCCAGCGGCAGCTGCTGCGCGCGGGGATCGGCCTGGTCGACGTCGATCTGATCCTGCTCACCCACATGCACGCCGACCACGTGCTGGGCCTGCCCGGGCTGCTCAAGACGTACGGCCTGCGGGGGCGCGACCGCCCGCTGCACCTGGTGGGGCCGGCCGGGCTCGACCGGCTGATGGAGGTGCTGCGGCCGGTGGTCGGGCGGCTGCCCTTCGACGTGGTGCTGGAGGAGATCGAGCGGGGCGACAGCGACCCCGCCTGGGAGGGGGACGGCTACCGGATCGACCCGGTGCCGACCCGTCACTCGGTGGCCTCGCTCGGCTACGCGCTCGTGGAGGCGGAGCGGCCGGGCTCGTTCGACGTGGCCGCGGCGACGGCGCTCGGGGTGGCGCCGGGCCCGGACTTCGGCGTGCTGCAGCGCGGCGGCGAGGTGACCGCCGCCGGGGGCCGCACCGTGCGGCCGGCCGACGTGCTGGGGCCGCCCCGGGCGGGACGGACCGTGGTGATCACGGGCGACACGGAGCCGTGCGACGCCGTGCTGGAGGCCTCGCGCGGCGCGGCCCTGCTCGTGCACGAGGCGACGTTCCTCCACGCCGACCGCGACCGGGCGCGGGAGACGCGCCACACGACCGCCCGCGAGGCCGCCGAGCTGGCCCGCGAGGCCGACGTGGCCCTGCTGGCGCTGACCCACCTGTCGAGCCGGTACGCGCCGCGCGACCTGCGCGCCGAGGCCACCGCCGCCTTCGCGCGCACGGTCGTGCCGCGCGACTTCGACGCGGTCGAGGTGCCGCTGCCCGAGCGCGGCCCGCCGGTGCTGCACCCGGCCCGCGACCGCGCGCGGCCGCCCGCGCCCGAGGCGCAGGTCGCGGCGGCCCCGGCGGGGGGTGCCGAGGAGGCCGTCGAGGGCACCTGA
- a CDS encoding VOC family protein: MSDEGFVIDHVILGVVDIDAASERLREEHGLGSVPGSMHLGGTSNRIVPLGPECFLELLGIEDTSKDDGRWLEATLRGEDRVLWWCLGVRDLDDTAARRGLPIRVGQARNADSDTLTFRSAGMPQYPLPFFLELIEEPERRHRIQAERYAAAGHACAPTGFTWVEVGDHQPVLEGWLGPDHGLPVRYAPGTGPGIHACGIATSDGEIALR; the protein is encoded by the coding sequence ATGAGCGACGAGGGGTTCGTCATCGACCACGTCATCCTCGGCGTGGTCGACATCGACGCGGCGTCCGAGCGCCTGCGCGAGGAGCACGGCCTCGGATCGGTCCCCGGCAGCATGCACCTCGGCGGCACCAGCAACCGCATCGTGCCGCTCGGCCCCGAGTGCTTCCTGGAGCTGCTCGGCATCGAGGACACCTCGAAGGACGACGGCCGCTGGCTCGAGGCCACGCTGCGGGGCGAGGACCGGGTGCTGTGGTGGTGCCTCGGGGTCCGCGACCTCGACGACACGGCGGCCCGGCGGGGGCTGCCCATCCGGGTCGGCCAGGCGAGGAACGCGGACAGCGACACCCTCACCTTCCGCAGCGCCGGCATGCCGCAGTACCCGCTGCCCTTCTTCCTCGAGCTCATCGAGGAGCCGGAGCGGCGCCATCGGATCCAGGCCGAGCGCTACGCCGCCGCCGGCCACGCGTGCGCGCCGACCGGCTTCACCTGGGTGGAGGTCGGCGACCACCAGCCCGTGCTCGAGGGCTGGCTCGGGCCCGACCACGGCCTGCCCGTGCGGTACGCGCCCGGCACCGGCCCCGGCATCCACGCCTGCGGCATCGCGACCTCCGACGGCGAGATCGCGCTCCGGTGA
- a CDS encoding haloacid dehalogenase type II: MGEWPHPATGGGRAVVVLDVNETLSDMAPLGRRFADLGLDPALARAWFAGVLRDGFALTAAGGDARFAAIAEAELRRLLDAAAPGHDAGAAVAHVLGGFATLGVHPDVPGGIAALADAGHRVVTLSNGAAAVAERLLAEAGVRDRVEACLSVEAAGAWKPARAAYLHAARACGVAPGDMTMVAVHPWDIDGAVRAGLRTVWISRDGAAYPPHFRPPGRTARGLDALAPLES; encoded by the coding sequence ATGGGCGAGTGGCCGCACCCGGCGACGGGCGGAGGGCGGGCCGTCGTCGTGCTCGACGTCAACGAGACCCTGTCCGACATGGCGCCGCTCGGCCGGCGCTTCGCGGACCTCGGTCTCGACCCCGCGCTCGCGCGGGCCTGGTTCGCCGGGGTGCTGCGCGACGGCTTCGCGCTCACGGCGGCCGGCGGCGACGCGCGCTTCGCGGCGATCGCCGAGGCGGAGCTGCGGCGCCTGCTGGACGCCGCAGCTCCGGGGCACGACGCCGGCGCGGCGGTCGCGCACGTGCTCGGCGGGTTCGCCACCCTCGGCGTGCACCCGGATGTGCCGGGCGGCATCGCGGCCCTCGCCGACGCGGGGCACCGGGTCGTCACCCTCTCCAACGGGGCCGCCGCCGTCGCCGAGCGGCTGCTGGCCGAGGCCGGCGTGCGCGACCGGGTGGAGGCCTGCCTGTCGGTCGAGGCGGCCGGCGCCTGGAAGCCCGCCCGCGCGGCATACCTGCACGCGGCCCGGGCCTGCGGCGTCGCGCCGGGCGACATGACGATGGTCGCCGTGCACCCGTGGGACATCGACGGCGCCGTGCGCGCCGGGCTGCGCACCGTCTGGATCAGCCGCGACGGGGCGGCGTACCCGCCGCACTTCCGTCCACCCGGTCGCACGGCGCGCGGGCTCGACGCCCTTGCCCCGCTCGAGTCGTAG
- a CDS encoding MFS transporter — translation MLGNTLAASLIWGINTIFLLDAGLSNLEAFAANAFFTAGMVLFEVPTGVVADTIGRRASYLLGTTTLAASTLLYVLLWRIEAPFWQWAVASALLGLGFTFFSGAVEAWLVDALVATGFTGRMESVFGRGQVVGGVAMLAGSVAGGFIAQHTSLGVPFVIRGLVLLVMFAVAFRLMHDIGFTPERRGRPLAEMRRIAAASLDHGWRVPAVKWLMVQSLVTGGVGIYAFYALQPYLLELYGDPDAYQIAGLVAAIVAGAQILGGLAASPIRRVFRRRTSALMAATALGAVTLAAIGLVEVLWAVVALIVVWGLLFAASTPIRQAYINGLIPSRQRATVLSFDSMMSSGGGVWAQPVLGRSADVWGYGPSYVIGAAIAILAVPFLALSGRQGAAADTVERAQARTAG, via the coding sequence ATGCTCGGCAACACGCTCGCGGCGTCGCTGATCTGGGGGATCAACACGATCTTCCTGCTCGACGCCGGGCTGTCGAACCTGGAGGCCTTCGCGGCCAACGCCTTCTTCACGGCGGGGATGGTGCTGTTCGAGGTGCCGACCGGCGTGGTCGCCGACACCATCGGGCGCCGCGCGTCCTACCTGCTCGGCACGACGACGCTCGCGGCCTCCACGCTGCTCTACGTGCTGCTCTGGCGCATCGAGGCGCCGTTCTGGCAGTGGGCCGTCGCCTCGGCGCTGCTCGGCCTGGGGTTCACCTTCTTCTCCGGCGCCGTCGAGGCGTGGCTGGTCGACGCCCTCGTCGCCACCGGCTTCACCGGCCGGATGGAGTCGGTGTTCGGCCGCGGCCAGGTGGTCGGCGGGGTGGCGATGCTCGCCGGCTCGGTCGCCGGCGGGTTCATCGCCCAGCACACCAGCCTCGGCGTGCCCTTCGTCATCCGCGGGCTGGTGCTGCTGGTGATGTTCGCGGTGGCCTTCCGCCTGATGCACGACATCGGCTTCACCCCGGAGCGGCGGGGGCGGCCGCTCGCCGAGATGCGGCGCATCGCCGCGGCGTCGCTCGACCACGGCTGGCGCGTGCCGGCGGTCAAGTGGCTCATGGTCCAGTCGCTCGTCACCGGCGGCGTCGGGATCTACGCCTTCTACGCCCTCCAGCCCTACCTGCTGGAGCTCTACGGCGACCCCGACGCGTACCAGATCGCCGGCCTGGTGGCGGCGATCGTCGCGGGCGCGCAGATCCTCGGCGGGCTGGCCGCGTCGCCGATCCGCCGCGTGTTCCGCCGCCGCACCTCGGCGCTCATGGCCGCGACGGCGCTCGGCGCGGTCACCCTGGCGGCGATCGGCCTCGTGGAGGTGCTCTGGGCGGTCGTGGCCCTCATCGTCGTGTGGGGGCTGCTGTTCGCCGCCTCGACGCCGATCCGCCAGGCCTACATCAACGGCCTCATCCCCTCGCGCCAGCGGGCGACCGTGCTCTCGTTCGACTCCATGATGAGCTCGGGCGGCGGCGTCTGGGCCCAGCCGGTGCTCGGCCGCTCCGCCGACGTCTGGGGCTACGGGCCCTCGTACGTCATCGGCGCCGCCATCGCGATCCTCGCCGTGCCGTTCCTTGCCCTGTCGGGCCGCCAGGGCGCCGCCGCGGACACCGTCGAGCGGGCGCAGGCGCGCACGGCCGGCTGA
- a CDS encoding metallophosphoesterase family protein, which produces MARVALISDTHMPRRGRALPPACLERLRAADLIVHAGDWSDMAAVELVRAVGPPVVGVRGNVEDAAVRAALPETAEVELAPGVRLGVVHDAGPEAGRLARLRRRFPGAAAVVFGHSHIPLWEVAADGFAIVNPGSPTDRRRQPRCTMAELEAGPAAGGGGAAPRVRFLAVDAPAGPLADGLVRGRRPARG; this is translated from the coding sequence ATGGCGCGGGTCGCCCTCATCTCGGACACCCACATGCCGCGGCGGGGGAGGGCCCTGCCGCCGGCCTGCCTCGAGCGCCTGCGGGCGGCCGACCTGATCGTGCACGCGGGCGACTGGTCGGACATGGCGGCGGTCGAGCTGGTGCGCGCGGTGGGGCCGCCGGTGGTCGGCGTGCGCGGCAACGTGGAGGACGCCGCGGTGCGCGCGGCGCTGCCCGAGACCGCCGAGGTCGAGCTCGCGCCGGGGGTGCGGCTGGGGGTGGTGCACGACGCCGGCCCCGAGGCGGGGCGGCTCGCGCGCCTGCGCCGGCGCTTCCCGGGGGCGGCGGCGGTCGTGTTCGGGCACTCGCACATCCCGCTGTGGGAGGTCGCCGCCGACGGCTTCGCGATCGTCAACCCCGGGAGCCCCACCGACCGCCGCCGCCAGCCGCGCTGCACGATGGCCGAGCTGGAGGCCGGGCCGGCCGCCGGCGGCGGGGGCGCCGCGCCGCGGGTGCGCTTCCTCGCGGTGGACGCGCCGGCCGGGCCGCTGGCGGACGGGCTCGTGCGCGGGCGGCGCCCCGCGCGGGGGTAG
- a CDS encoding ArsR/SmtB family transcription factor, producing the protein MAVDLQLTPKTKRPAGQPCCEPLAYPDIDRARAERLARLAKALGDPVRMQLVDVLRRHAGRVCVCELTPLFEVGQSTVSHHLKVLREAGLVDSERRGLWAYYYVVPEALGELAGWACGPAGGDDG; encoded by the coding sequence ATGGCGGTCGATCTCCAGCTCACGCCGAAGACGAAGCGCCCGGCCGGCCAGCCGTGCTGTGAGCCGCTGGCCTATCCGGACATCGACCGCGCGCGCGCCGAGCGCCTCGCCCGGCTGGCGAAGGCCCTCGGCGACCCTGTCCGCATGCAGCTGGTCGATGTGCTGCGCAGGCACGCGGGCAGGGTGTGCGTCTGCGAGCTGACGCCGCTCTTCGAGGTGGGCCAGTCGACCGTCTCGCACCACCTCAAGGTGCTGCGCGAGGCCGGGCTGGTCGACTCGGAGCGCCGCGGCTTGTGGGCCTACTACTACGTCGTGCCCGAGGCGCTCGGGGAGCTGGCCGGCTGGGCGTGCGGCCCGGCCGGCGGTGACGACGGATGA
- the arsM gene encoding arsenite methyltransferase: protein MSATGDVRDEVRARYAAAARRAASGGGCDEGACCGDPAEAAFGGALYGADERDALPGAAVLASLGCGNPTAVAELREGETVLDLGSGGGIDVLLSARRVGPAGRVYGLDMTEEMLALARRAAADAGAANIVFLKGHIEQIPLPAETVDVVISNCVVNLSPDKPAVLAEAFRVLRPGGRVGIADVVAEDGLSAAERVRRGSWAGCIAGALGRGEYERLLAASGFEAASVEFTHAVADGLHGAIVRARKPAAAPSVLAGAGAAPGGAGEGCCA from the coding sequence ATGAGCGCGACCGGCGATGTGCGCGACGAGGTCCGCGCCCGCTACGCCGCGGCGGCGCGGCGGGCGGCGTCCGGGGGCGGCTGCGACGAGGGCGCCTGCTGCGGCGATCCGGCGGAGGCGGCGTTCGGCGGCGCGCTGTACGGCGCGGACGAGCGCGACGCCCTTCCCGGGGCGGCGGTGCTGGCGAGCCTCGGCTGCGGGAACCCGACGGCGGTGGCGGAGCTGCGCGAGGGCGAGACGGTCCTCGACCTGGGATCGGGCGGCGGCATCGACGTGCTGCTCTCGGCGCGCCGCGTCGGTCCCGCGGGCCGGGTCTACGGCCTCGACATGACCGAGGAGATGCTCGCGCTGGCGCGGCGCGCCGCGGCCGACGCGGGCGCGGCGAACATCGTGTTCCTGAAGGGGCACATCGAGCAGATCCCGCTGCCCGCCGAGACGGTCGACGTGGTGATCTCGAACTGCGTCGTCAACCTGTCGCCCGACAAGCCCGCCGTGCTGGCCGAGGCGTTCCGTGTGCTGCGGCCCGGCGGGCGCGTCGGCATCGCGGACGTGGTCGCCGAGGACGGGCTGTCCGCGGCCGAGCGGGTCCGGCGCGGCTCGTGGGCGGGCTGCATCGCGGGCGCCCTGGGCAGGGGGGAGTACGAGCGGCTGCTGGCCGCGTCGGGCTTCGAGGCGGCGTCGGTGGAGTTCACCCACGCGGTCGCCGACGGCCTGCACGGCGCGATCGTGCGCGCCCGCAAGCCGGCCGCGGCGCCCTCGGTCCTCGCGGGCGCCGGCGCCGCGCCCGGGGGCGCCGGGGAGGGGTGCTGCGCGTGA